The Geotrypetes seraphini chromosome 2, aGeoSer1.1, whole genome shotgun sequence genome contains the following window.
TGCTTATGCAGGGGGGCACCACAGCTGCTGCAAATTTTCAGGAACTAGATCCTAGTGGAGCCCTGGATCTCAGACTTTTTTAAGCCCATGCATATGGTGGATTTCATTTCTGAATCTCTCCAGGAATTGAAGCTGCAGTCTGAGCAATCTGTCACTGCGGAATGTTCCCTTATAAGTGACCAGAGGCTGCAATCCTACTCTTCCTAATCATCCTGACCTAGTTTGGATTCTTACAGATTTTTTGGGAGGCgcctgagggtcccttgaaattGCCCACGCTATGTGTTTGCTTTATCCCACAGTGGATGCTTTTAACAAGTGATTTGCTTCCCCTAAGGTGGATTCCTCGGTAGTGCATATCACCAAGCACACTTATCTCCCCAGTGATTGGTGGTGGGGGGTTCCAGAAGAATGTCCAGTCCAGTACCAGCCTGTGGATTTTATCCTTAAGCAACTGATTCAGTGGCTGTAGGCATAAAGGCAGTGGCAGCCTCTTCCTTCGTGGCCAGGGAATGCCATTCCAAACTTCACCATGATACTGACATTGTAGTGCTTCGTGGCCTGGGTTTTCTGGTCTCAGGTGTGGACTATATGGCTGATGTCCTGTatgatattttgaaagtcttCTCTAAGCTTTTCACCTATTCCATTTCAGctcgcaggatgctctggatccgtCAGTGGATGGTGATTCTTCCTCTAAAGCGTCCTTGAGCTGGTTGCCCAATAAGTGACAGTTTCTGTTTGGCCAGGATCTGAATGACCTCATGGCTAGTGTGCAGGATCGCCTACCTAAGTCATTGCCTGTGAATAGATCCTGCCCTTCCAGGGGTTCAGGGTGCTCTAATTTTCTTCTCTTTGGTTATTCTCGCCAATACTCAGGACCCTCTGCTGGCCTACAGCCCTCTTCATCTGCCAGACCATAATTAGACAGCTCTCGGCACCAGCCATCCATGGGGAAATGTCCGGCAGTTCCTGAAAAGAAGCAATTCTGACGCCAGGCTGGTGCATATTGGGGAGCAGTTGTCTGCCTTTCCGGCCGATTGGCAGGCCATTACCTCCAACCACTGGGTCTTGGAGGTTCTCCAGGACGGCTATAAACTGGAGATTTTCTGTCCTCTGACCGAATATTTCTGGGACTTACTGGTGGGCCACTCCAAGAAGGCGGCTCGTATAGTCCACAGTCTGCAGATTGCTAGATATTGCAGCAATAGACATCATATTTAAAGTCCTTCCTATGTATAAAAAGGGGTAAAGGGAACCACTATCACCATGGAAGAACAATTATTCACCCAAAAGTATAAGTCCACTTAGCTGAAAGTCCACTTAGCTTGATCCAGCAGATGAAACAGTACAATGTGCCACGCAAATCTTATAAAGTTGCCAATTAAATGCTCTACGGAGCTTCTCCGTTTTACTCATAAATCAAAGCTTCATCAGGAGCATCATAACTGATCATATAAAATGTGAACTGTAACAAATAGACATAGCTGTTTGTAccaaataatcttctttcttatctTTCAGCAGAATAAACATAAAAACCCCATCCCCAAAAGACTTATACAAAAATTATATGGGAAAGAATAGACTTAGTACTAAGGAGTTCACAGCTCAAATACTGAGATACCATCTTTTGGAGAACTTAACAGAAAGAGGCAGCTTATATGCTAATACAGTATATGTATTGTTCTAGACATTTTTTTAGTAGTATTCTTAGTAGTAATTTGCTGTTTTAATTCACAGAATCTGTGAAAGATGACGACAGAAAGCCACTTACTTCCATCATCTTTTCCTGCAAGAAACATCTTAGATTCTCCCAGTCCTTATATTAATTGTCCTGATTACAAAGACTCTTCTTCCACATCCTTATCAGGAGACAGTGGATACAATGAATCGCTACAATCCACCATCTGTGATCATACTGATACAAACTATGAAGTACTGGATCCAAGAAGTCTAACCCAGGTGCATGAAGACTCTGAAAATGTAGATCCTACTTTACCATTTTCTCCCATTGAAATTGAGAAGTATCCGTTACTGATGAACAGAAAAGAAGTAAATGGAATATTTATAGATTTTTATGAAACCCCTAAAGTACCAAAAAAAAGTGTTCCATTGAGAAGGCGATTACTTATATCTAAAACTTCTAGTGGAAATGTGGAGTGTTTAGATACACTCAACAGTACCATAGGTAATCATGAAAAGGGCATATGTTTACAACAAATTTCTTTTGAGGCACACATTACAAATACGTCTTTGCATTCTCCAAGAAATGTTGATTGTAAACCAATAAGTTCTAGTACTTTGAGAACAGAAGAGTCTATTGCTTCTTGTCAGAAACGGAGGCTTGCCTTTTCCCAACAAAGAACCTCTACACTCGAGGATCCAAAAAGTGAAAACAACTTGATGACAGAAGTTGAATATCTGTCTCCAGTCAAATACAACAATTATAGTGAGACCACTGATGGCATCCTAATGAACTTTGATGAATGTACATGTCCTAAGTTATTTAATACCCCTATTTCTTGTAAATTTAATTTAGAAAAAAGTGAAGATGAATTTCTTACTCCAGTCAGCAACCTTGCAGCAGATTTAAATTTTCACTTATCAAATATAATCACTCCTCCTGCTGTACAAGTGTGTGACCTGGATTTTTCAGAAACTGAAGATAGTGCTTTCCATTCACTGGACAAATCACAAGATTATTCAGCAGACTGTGAAAATTCTTTCCAAGAACTCTTTCAAAAACAGAGAGATACTCCTAAAACTTTACTAATAAGAAGTAGGCCAAGAAAAGTAGAACGAAACAGAAGGTTATCAACGCTGCGGGAAAGAGGTTCACAGTCAGAAGCAGAAGAGGAGCATAATGAAACGGAAATAATCACTTCAGAGTATAAATTAAAAGTATTAAGAAGCTCTGTCACTGAAGACAGTGAATATGATGTTAATGAGGAAGATGGTGAAAACTCTGTACTAAGGCTTGAAGATTTATCAGGGACACCTGCTTTGCAAATAGTCCATGAGATGATAGttagaagcaaaagaaaaagacCAGAGCAAGCTACAGTACAGATACTTTTGGGACATGCTGAAGGAGCAGAAACGTCAGAAATGGAAGATATACTTTCTAGACTTATTGGCAAGAAAAtgggtatagaaaaaatagataTATTAGCAGAATTAAAATGCAGGAATTTAAAACATGTTCTTGCTATAGTCCTTGATGCCTCAACAGTGGAAAGTATATGTAGGTAAGAAACTGATACCATACATCACTTTGAAAATCCATGTAAAGTAAAATAGTGTGGTTGTTACGTTAATCCATTTAAATGACAAATTTATTATTCATGAGTATTCTAATATGGTATACTAGATGAGAAACAATTTGCTTATTCAGTCTTCCTAGATTGGGTAAATGACCATACAGGTTTCAATATTCAAAACTTGAGGAACCCTCCTCCTTCCATAGTTCTCACCAGTCTTTAAACTCTTCTTCATATTGTTGCCCTTCATATTTGTGAAGTATGCTAAAATTCTGTTAAAGTACTGGCTTCCTCATTATTCACTAGTAGACTGGAAGGTATcgcctcattaaaaaaaaaacaaatgcatttctaaaTACTTTTTGTGAGCTTTCCCAGCTTTATTTCATGATGTCTTGTTCTAAAACATTTCTGGTGGTCAAACTATTATAAAATACTATgataattttagaaaaaaaacacctttttagAAAGAGTGGAAGTAAAAAATTGTAACACCAAAGCAGTGGAAAAGTGAAAACAATGCTGTGtgctgccttgggtgaatcttgtcataaaagcagttaataaatccaaatatgtGGCAAGACAGATCAGGTTGGACTGTAATGGGCTTAAGTGGTGCCAATGACTGAGAAATGGCATCAGTGTAgggctttttcctccttgttaaaaatctttattttaatgttttaagTTTCCAccattatctcaggacaagcaggcagcatattcttaaatgtggatgatgtcatccacggagccccggtttggccactttaaaagtgcattgccactttaagaaattTAGAAAGTTTGAGATGGCCTGCACCttgcatgtgtgagtgccttacTGCCTGACATAGGCGcgcggctcctcagttcttagttttctgcggagctcaCTGAAAACAACGGCTTCCCCATCGAGTTAATCAAGGTCAAGGTTGAAGATTTTGACCTCTAAGAAAAGTGGGCTGGCTTTGAGGTCGATGTCGAGGCAGGAACAGGATTCCAGGCCTTAGGCAAAGACCGATCCATTTCTGGTAAATGTAGCACAACAAACACCCATCCCGAACGTGGTCAGGCTACACTGCATAATCCTGTGATCGGCGGGAGTAGAATGAAAGACGGGTATGGCAAATCTGAGCCCCGCGGGCAAAAGACGCAAGTAGGCCCCGCCATGACAcgaagaaaataagaaactaaatttttttttttttaaagaaatgcacaattaaacacagcgaccctgaaaaagaaaatacttgagccgcggtgagagaaggcatgagtAGAACTAAGTCTAGTGCAGAGCGTCGACAACGAGTGGCTtgtcggctctgcggaaaacagaactgaggagacgcatgccttacctcaggcaggaaggcactcgcacatgcgcggtgcggcagttgcgaactttcttaaagttttacaagcaagtctgcttgcgaggctgtccacatccgggctcggtggatgacgttacccacatgtgagaatatgctgcctgcttgtcctgggataatttatatatttagttTCCCCAAGTCCAGTTTAACCAGCAAATTACATAAATAGCATATTATGCCCTTCTCTATATATAATTTCCTGATCTATATATTAATTATCCTGACATACATTTATTCTGTTTGCCTATAAAAAAATACTGTCCAGACAGGTCTTTCACACCCTGCTATTTGTTCTGCGCTGTTTCCGCGAGACAGCGCCTTGCTCAGCATGTAGGGGTGTACTTTGTCAGCTATGTAGTAGGGTGCTttgtggtagaggtttttatGAGCTATTGCGGGCCCCTTGAAGGCACAGTGCTTGTTGATAGGAAGCCAGTTCGCTGCACGTAGTGCAGGTGAGGCAGGGTCACGgaaactgaaattttttttaaagacgcAGATcgatgtagaccaggggtgtcaaagtccctccttgagggccgcaatcgtcgggttttcaggatttccccaatgaatatgcatgagatctatttgcatgcactgctttctttatatactaatagatctcatgcattttcattggggaaatcctgaaaacccgactggattgcggccctcgaggagggacttgacacccctggtctacatcgATCTGATGTAGACGGTTCAGGTTTTTATGCAGTAAGGCCATTGAAGAGTGTATTGCAATAATCCATACACAAGAGCACATAGTTATAGAGGAGGTGGGCAAAGCCTGGTTCAGAGAGATAAGGTcggatctagagaatgacacagagaaaaaaatttgttcccgtccccgtgagctcggtccccgcaaaccatctgatcccatccacacaagcctcgaatagttttatactgaacttattttattaaagtataaaaagaaataatattctgtacaattgtcattttataaatcaaagttctggctgctgaactagagaaagagatgttaagCTGGCAGggatttgtttataaatgtttatcaacacaactaatatactacgttatcctaaagcaaaaaaaagaaaataaatataaatttttttttctacctttattgcctgatttctgctttcctcatcttcttattcaattccttccatccactctgcctcttccatatactctgttactgtgcctctcccttccatctctccctccaccacccccaattggtctggtgtcttcccttccagtgtcttctccccactctcttctccatttcctttccagcgttttctccccattttccttctgcatcttcttccctcgctctctcttctccatttcccttccgcgtcttctcccctctctccactCCCCTTCAGCACCCTTTACGCGGTCCAGCAGACCCCCTCCCGCTCACCgtggtccgagcatctcccttccccttaccttcgtagcGATTCTTTCCCCACCTCATCATTCTCTAGGGCAGtcctgcacaactcaaaaatgatccaGGGCCGAAACAGAGTCGGAAAATGTAGCGAGGGCcgcaggtagtggccatggctcgaggcacctggaagtgcgcggacATTGCAGTGATAACATCATGCtaatgcgtgacatcatcatgttgacatctgcgc
Protein-coding sequences here:
- the FBXO43 gene encoding F-box only protein 43 — its product is MTTESHLLPSSFPARNILDSPSPYINCPDYKDSSSTSLSGDSGYNESLQSTICDHTDTNYEVLDPRSLTQVHEDSENVDPTLPFSPIEIEKYPLLMNRKEVNGIFIDFYETPKVPKKSVPLRRRLLISKTSSGNVECLDTLNSTIGNHEKGICLQQISFEAHITNTSLHSPRNVDCKPISSSTLRTEESIASCQKRRLAFSQQRTSTLEDPKSENNLMTEVEYLSPVKYNNYSETTDGILMNFDECTCPKLFNTPISCKFNLEKSEDEFLTPVSNLAADLNFHLSNIITPPAVQVCDLDFSETEDSAFHSLDKSQDYSADCENSFQELFQKQRDTPKTLLIRSRPRKVERNRRLSTLRERGSQSEAEEEHNETEIITSEYKLKVLRSSVTEDSEYDVNEEDGENSVLRLEDLSGTPALQIVHEMIVRSKRKRPEQATVQILLGHAEGAETSEMEDILSRLIGKKMGIEKIDILAELKCRNLKHVLAIVLDASTVESICSIWEVSRIWREIVVQDKHANERRKLYLEQLKTETEGHLLRAEDAATRLNLLSRSALKSVQAQTNSIYHTPSSCKEILMPKRCHSVPHLSSKQEEYLKVAKTLFSDEAIKPCPRCQYPAKYQPLKKRGLCCQKDCAFDFCILCLCTFHGSKECNSGSVKRQSKKEALPGSAQSKRNLKRL